One part of the Raphanus sativus cultivar WK10039 chromosome 7, ASM80110v3, whole genome shotgun sequence genome encodes these proteins:
- the LOC108838915 gene encoding uncharacterized protein LOC108838915 yields MKSHDCHVFMQRLLPFAFAELLPTKVHEALAAIGAFFRDLSTRTLKEDVVEQLHENIPILLCNLEMIFPPSFFDVMEHLAVHLPYEALLRGPVHYGWMYQYERAMKYLKGKAKNLAKVEGSIIAGSLTEETSHFTSYYFAPNVRTRQRAPRRYDDGGVAPTYAVAGVPDIFSQIGRMGGKTKEVWWSSDEDAHSAHTYILLNCEDPFMRYFESLFVSQVQEAIPGISTSEVDKRKDRHFIKWLKSQVEYEDPDYPIWFHELVQGPLAKVTTSPMYFSRGFTFHTYEYGKHRATSNYGICVKGETDFYGILQEIIEVEFPGLLKLKCVIFKCDWFDPVVNRGVRFNKFGEVAVNGGRRYNKFEPFILASQADQVSFLPYPRLRESAISWLAVIKMVRKNKQKKTPHYSQMFCGDPAAGSSSSAPGSSIPEIVPESQSQPPPVPPSGAPPPPAAPQAVPDPVAPGYIHPELRVPPTAPFARYTVEDLLAQPGRAGLPVLDPDRPEGTLWFGVDNSVATSVSDIIKGYFSEAHPNWKKTPHHDVKREFTAKANKRLLDTVGNWKEDWIYKGYKDGQPAELTKDVYDGLIRYWELPSSIAISNACSASRNTKDEHGNGPMLHCTGQKPHALAKEMGQLPSLKELYERTHKTKAGKKGRTLGISSVNDVPRATSSYGQRRADEVTELRSELDSTRTQLASTQTELESTRQSFQARMGGVEGFLEVISSGNPQWEELLADMRRRNPVPEPSRTQQ; encoded by the exons atgaagagtcatgattgtcatgtctttatgcaaagactacttccctttgcatttgcggagctacttccaacaaaagtacatgaagcacttgcag ccattggagcatttttcagggatttGAGCACTCGCACTCTTAAAGAGGATGTCGTAGAACAACTTCACGAGAACATTCcgatcttattgtgcaacttggagatgatatttcctccctcattttttgacgtcatggagcatttagctgtccacctcccgtatgaggcattgcttcgagGACCAGTACAttatggatggatgtatcagtatgagcgggccatgaaatatttgaagggaaaagcaaaaaacctcgcaaaggttgaaggttctataattgctggaagtttgacggaagaaacatctcacttcacatcgtactactttgcaccTAATGTACGGACCCGACAAAGAGCTccaagaagatatgatgatggtggtgttgctccaacatatgcagttgctggtgttccggatatctttagccagattggaCGAATGGGTGGGAAAacgaaagaggtttggtggtcgagtgatgaagacgcccatagtgcacacacttacattctacttaattgtgaggatccatttatgcgctattttgaaag cctatttgttagTCAAGTCCAAGAAGCTATCCCAGGTATATCCACAAGTGAGGTAGATAAAAGGAAAGATCGACACTTTATTaaatggttgaagagtcag gTTGAATATGAGGATCCAGATTATCCCATATGGTTTCACGAATTAGTTCAGGGTCCACTtgcaaaggtcaccacatcaccAATGTATTTCTCACGAGGCTTTACTTTTCATACGTACGAGTATGGTAAACACCGGGCGACCAGCAATTATGGAATTTGTGTGAAAGgcgaaaccgatttctacgggatcttgcaggagattattgaagtggaattccctgggttattgaagctgaaatgcgtcatattcaaatgtgactggttcgaccccgtggtcaacagaggtgttcgattTAATAAATTCGGTGAAGTTGCTGTCAATGGTGGacggaggtacaacaaattcgagcctttcatattAGCTTCGCAAGCAGACCAAGTTAGCTTCCTACCATACCCGAGGTTGCGAGAATCTGCAATAAGTTGGTTAGCCGTTATCAAA atggtTAGAAAGAACAAGCAGAAGAAAACCCCCCACTACAGTCAGATGTTCTGTGGTGATCCTGCTGCTGGATCATCATCTTCAGCTCCCGGTTCCTCCATCCCGGAGATTGTCCCGGAGTCTCAGTCACAGCCACCACCGGTTCCTCCATCTGGTGCACCACCCCCACCTGCTGCACCTCAGGCGGTTCCAGATCCGGTTGCACCCGGATACATTCATCCGGAGTTGCGGGTGCCGCCGACCGCTCCTTTTGCTCGGTACACGGTTGAGGATCTTCTCGCTCAACCAGGCCGAGCCGGTTTACCGGTTTTAGACCCCGACCGACCAGAGGGGACTCTGTg gtttggggTCGACAATTCTGTCGCTACGAGCGTATCCGATATCATCAAAGGATACTTCTCCGAGGCTCACCCAAACTGGAAAAAGACGCCGCACCAC GACGTGAAACGGGAGTTCACCGCAAAGGCGAATAAGCGGTTGTTGGACACCGTAGGCAACTGGAAGGAGGACTGGATCTACAAGGGTTACAAGGACGGGCAACCCGCTGAGCTGACCAAGGATGTCTACGATGGTCTCATCCGTTACTGGGAGCTGCCATCATCCATTGCGATCTCCAACGCCTGCTCCGCCTCTCGTAACACCAAAGACGAGCACGGCAACGGCCCGATGCTTCACTGTACGGGTCAAAAACCCCATGCCCTT gccAAAGAGATGGGACAACTCCCGTCTCTTAAAGAGCTTTACGAGAGGACCCACAAGACCAAGGCGGGG aaaaagggacgtacgttgggaatCAGTTCCGTCAACGATGTCCcaagagcgacatcgtcttatggtCAGAGACGAGCCGACGAAGTCACTGAGCTGCGTTCGGAGTTAGACTCGACGCGGACTCAGTTGGCGTCGACGCAGACGGAGTTGGAGTCTACGCGCCAATCATTCCAAGCTCGTATGGGTGGAGTGGAGGGGTTTCTGGAAGTTATATCTTCTGGAAATCCCCAATGGGAGGAGTTGTTGGCGGATATGCGACGACGGAACCCGGTTCCCGAGCCTTCTCGTACTCAGCAGTAA